Proteins encoded together in one Desulfuromonadales bacterium window:
- the cobC gene encoding alpha-ribazole phosphatase, with the protein MTRTRIYLVRHGQVEGFEEKRYNGQADVRLTPEGEAQFGLLQMRLRKKTIHAVYSSDLSRCLEGARLLARTFALEPAAKPELRELHIGDWEGKTWQELQATCPEQWQARLDDIVHYRVPGGESLLDMAGRVRPTVAGIVAAHPGEDVLVVGHGGVNRVILLDAIGAPLDRLFHIEQAYGCLNIIDYFADGKAVVQLLNG; encoded by the coding sequence ATGACCCGCACCCGCATCTATCTCGTACGCCACGGCCAGGTGGAGGGGTTCGAGGAAAAGCGCTACAACGGCCAGGCGGACGTCCGTCTGACCCCCGAGGGTGAGGCCCAGTTCGGCCTGCTGCAGATGCGCCTGCGAAAGAAGACCATCCACGCCGTCTACAGTAGCGACCTTTCCCGCTGTCTGGAGGGAGCCCGGCTGCTGGCGCGCACCTTCGCCCTGGAGCCGGCGGCGAAGCCGGAGCTGCGCGAACTGCATATCGGCGACTGGGAGGGGAAAACCTGGCAGGAGTTGCAGGCTACCTGCCCGGAGCAGTGGCAAGCCCGTCTCGACGACATCGTCCATTACCGTGTCCCCGGCGGCGAAAGCCTGCTCGACATGGCCGGGCGGGTGCGCCCGACGGTTGCCGGGATCGTCGCCGCCCATCCGGGGGAGGACGTGCTGGTGGTCGGTCACGGCGGGGTCAACCGGGTCATCCTGCTCGACGCCATCGGTGCCCCCCTCGACCGCCTCTTCCACATCGAGCAGGCGTACGGCTGTCTGAACATCATCG